In Bradyrhizobium erythrophlei, a single genomic region encodes these proteins:
- a CDS encoding 2-oxoglutarate dehydrogenase E1 component, with translation MSRQDANAAFALSSFLQGTNATYIDEIYARYENDPSSVDAEWQEFFKSLKDAPADVRKNAEGPSWGKANWPLTPQDDLTSALDGNWIEVEKAVSKKIAAKAQVAGTELASADVHQATRDSVRALMLIRAYRMRGHFHAKLDPLGIEAPRDREELDPRSYGFTEADFDRKIFLDHVLGLEYGTLREIVAICERTYCQTLGVEFMHISNAAQKSWIQERIEGPDKEISFTPEGRRAILNKLVEAEGFEKFCDVKFTGTKRFGLDGAESLIPALEQIIKRGGNLGVKEIVVGMPHRGRLNVLTQVMGKPHRALFHEFKGGSANPDVVEGSGDVKYHLGASSDREFDNNKIHLSLTANPSHLEIVDPVVLGKVRAKQDQHGDPPDMRISVLPLLMHGDAAFAGQGVVAECFSLSDLKGYRTGGSLHFIVNNQIGFTTYPRYSRSSPYPSDVAKMIDAPIFHVNGDDPEAVVFAAKVAIEFRQKFHKPVVIDMFCYRRHGHNEGDEPAFTQPVMYKRIGAHPSTLEIYAKRLIAEGVMTEGEVEKAKADWRARLDAEFEAGAGYKPNKADWLDGKWAGFKYADQEEDPRRGVTGVDTAVLKDISRKITKVPDGFRVHRTIQRFLDNRAKAIESGIGLDWATGEALAFCTLLEEGHHVRLSGQDSERGTFSQRHSVLIDQEDESRYTPFNHLGVDQGHYEVINSLLSEEAVLGFEYGYSLAEPNALAMWEAQFGDFANGAQVLFDQFISSGERKWLRMSGLVCLLPHGYEGQGPEHSSARLERYLQMCAEDNMQVVYPTTPANYFHMLRRQLHREIRKPLIVMTPKSLLRHKRAVSRLDELGEGTTFHRILYDDAQMQPDEKTRLVPDEKIRRIVLCSGKVYYDLYEEREKRGIDDIYLMRVEQLYPVPLKALVTELTRFKGAEVVWCQEEPRNMGAWHFIEPYLEWVLNQVNATYKRPRYAGRAAAAATASGLMSKHLAQLKALLDEALN, from the coding sequence ATGTCTCGCCAGGATGCGAACGCTGCCTTTGCCCTTTCCTCGTTTTTGCAGGGCACAAACGCCACCTACATCGACGAAATCTACGCCCGTTACGAAAACGACCCCTCCTCGGTCGATGCCGAGTGGCAGGAGTTCTTCAAGAGCCTGAAAGATGCGCCCGCCGACGTTCGCAAGAACGCGGAAGGGCCCTCATGGGGCAAAGCCAACTGGCCGCTCACGCCGCAGGACGATCTGACCTCGGCGCTGGACGGCAACTGGATCGAAGTCGAGAAGGCCGTCTCCAAGAAGATCGCGGCGAAAGCGCAAGTCGCCGGCACCGAGCTCGCCTCCGCCGACGTGCATCAGGCCACCCGCGATTCGGTGCGTGCGCTGATGCTGATCCGCGCCTACCGGATGCGTGGACATTTCCACGCCAAGCTCGATCCGCTCGGCATCGAGGCGCCGCGCGATCGCGAAGAGCTCGATCCGCGCTCTTATGGTTTTACGGAAGCCGACTTCGACCGGAAGATCTTCCTCGATCACGTGCTCGGCCTCGAATATGGGACCTTGCGCGAGATCGTCGCGATCTGCGAGCGCACCTACTGCCAGACGCTCGGCGTCGAGTTCATGCACATTTCCAACGCGGCGCAGAAATCCTGGATTCAGGAGCGCATCGAAGGGCCGGACAAGGAGATTTCGTTCACGCCCGAAGGCCGGCGCGCGATCCTCAACAAGCTCGTCGAAGCCGAGGGTTTCGAAAAATTCTGCGACGTCAAGTTCACCGGCACCAAGCGCTTTGGACTCGACGGCGCTGAATCGCTGATCCCGGCGCTCGAACAGATCATCAAGCGCGGCGGCAATCTCGGCGTGAAGGAGATCGTGGTCGGCATGCCGCACCGCGGCCGCCTCAACGTGCTGACCCAGGTGATGGGCAAACCGCACCGCGCGCTGTTTCACGAGTTCAAGGGCGGCTCGGCCAATCCCGATGTGGTCGAAGGTTCGGGCGACGTCAAATACCACCTCGGCGCCTCGTCGGACCGCGAGTTCGACAACAACAAGATCCACCTGTCGTTGACCGCCAACCCGTCGCACCTCGAAATCGTCGATCCGGTCGTGCTCGGCAAGGTGCGCGCCAAGCAGGACCAGCACGGCGATCCGCCCGACATGCGCATTTCGGTGCTGCCGCTTCTGATGCATGGCGACGCGGCGTTTGCCGGCCAGGGCGTGGTGGCGGAATGCTTCAGCCTTTCGGATTTGAAGGGCTATCGCACCGGCGGTTCGCTGCACTTCATCGTCAACAACCAGATCGGCTTCACCACCTATCCGCGCTATTCGCGCTCTTCGCCCTATCCGTCCGACGTGGCGAAGATGATCGACGCGCCGATCTTCCATGTGAACGGCGACGATCCGGAGGCGGTGGTTTTCGCGGCCAAGGTCGCGATCGAATTCCGGCAGAAGTTCCACAAGCCGGTCGTCATCGACATGTTCTGCTACCGCCGCCACGGTCATAACGAGGGCGACGAGCCGGCCTTCACCCAGCCGGTGATGTACAAGAGGATCGGCGCGCACCCGTCTACGCTCGAAATCTATGCGAAGCGGCTGATCGCCGAAGGCGTGATGACTGAAGGCGAGGTCGAAAAGGCTAAGGCCGACTGGCGCGCGCGGCTCGATGCCGAATTCGAGGCCGGTGCCGGCTACAAGCCCAACAAGGCCGACTGGCTTGACGGCAAGTGGGCGGGTTTCAAGTACGCCGATCAGGAGGAGGATCCCCGTCGTGGCGTCACCGGCGTCGACACCGCCGTCCTGAAGGATATCAGCCGCAAGATCACCAAGGTGCCCGATGGCTTCCGCGTTCACCGCACCATCCAGCGCTTCCTCGACAACCGCGCCAAAGCGATCGAAAGCGGCATCGGCCTCGACTGGGCGACCGGAGAGGCGCTCGCGTTCTGCACGCTGCTCGAGGAAGGCCATCACGTGCGGCTGTCGGGGCAGGATTCCGAACGCGGCACGTTCTCGCAGCGCCATTCGGTTCTGATCGACCAGGAAGACGAGAGCCGCTACACGCCGTTCAATCATCTCGGCGTCGATCAGGGCCACTACGAGGTCATCAATTCGCTGCTCTCGGAAGAGGCCGTGCTCGGCTTCGAATATGGCTACTCGCTCGCCGAGCCGAATGCGCTGGCGATGTGGGAAGCGCAGTTCGGCGACTTCGCCAACGGCGCGCAGGTGCTGTTCGACCAGTTTATCTCCTCCGGCGAACGCAAATGGCTGCGCATGTCGGGCCTCGTCTGCCTGTTGCCTCATGGTTACGAAGGGCAGGGGCCCGAGCATTCCTCGGCCCGGCTCGAGCGCTACCTGCAAATGTGCGCCGAAGACAACATGCAGGTGGTCTACCCGACGACGCCTGCGAATTATTTCCACATGCTTCGTCGCCAGCTGCATCGTGAAATCCGCAAACCTCTGATCGTGATGACGCCGAAGTCGCTGCTGCGGCACAAGCGAGCGGTCTCGCGGCTCGACGAGCTCGGCGAGGGAACGACGTTCCACCGCATCCTCTACGATGACGCCCAGATGCAACCGGACGAAAAGACCAGGCTGGTGCCGGACGAGAAGATCAGGCGCATCGTGCTGTGCTCGGGCAAGGTCTATTACGACCTTTACGAGGAGCGCGAGAAGCGCGGCATCGACGACATCTACCTGATGCGCGTCGAGCAGCTTTATCCGGTGCCGCTCAAGGCGCTCGTCACCGAGCTGACGCGCTTCAAGGGCGCCGAGGTCGTCTGGTGCCAGGAAGAGCCGCGCAACATGGGTGCGTGGCACTTCATCGAGCCCTATCTCGAATGGGTGCTGAACCAGGTCAACGCCACCTACAAGCGTCCGCGCTACGCCGGACGTGCGGCC